Below is a window of Conger conger chromosome 16, fConCon1.1, whole genome shotgun sequence DNA.
atatGTGAGTAAATTGACAAGCTGGCATATTGAtacagcataaaaataaaaatgtgccgAATTTTCAGCTTTCCATAAATGAAAGCGTACATAACTCCGGTCTGGTATCAattaaaacactgttacagtgCATGGTTAGGCCCCATGGTGCAGTATCTCTGAAGGTCAGCACTAAATTATAAGACATACCAGTGTCAGTGGCTAACACTCACTGACATAACAGTGAGTGTTAAAGATTAATTAAATATCTTTAAATTGATAATGTGTTAAGGAAGGGAAATAGATTGAACTACATATCAAAATCTTTTTCCTCCCAAACAGGGATGTACTTtgaaagtcccaatatagggtTAAATCCTACAACATGCCAGTAATGAAGAAGCAAagattctcttccgctgtcactgccgccaaagtaaaatactatcaaacacgaattcagaactccacttctaacccccagaaactgttctctattttctcctctctcctcagcacaccgcctcctccacctcagtcctcctttgatgagaaggtcacagacatctgcagatcctttacaaccaccaccaccctctctgtgccctcccccccctctcggcccatcccttccttttccactttctctccccttactctgatgtttctcaacactctttcctgctctcccaccgccctacaacctgtgcccttgaccctatcccctcttctcatagaacgagccgcttctagtcaactttcttatttcttttctaacaacaacctgctagacccccatcagtctggcttcagatctggccactcgacggagactgcgctcctctccgtcagtgaatcactccatgccacacaagcagcctccctctcctctgtcctcattcttctagatctctctgctgccttcgacactgtggatcactccatcctcctgtcctccctgtcagcaacggggatctgtggcacagccctggactggattgagtcctacctctctggttgctccttccaggttgcctggtatcgacacctcgccccttgccacaggagttccccagggctcagtccttggcccgcttcttttttctctttccactcgctcccttggccctgttatcactgcacatggtctatcttACCACTGCTATGGgaacgatacccaactcttcatctcattcccaccatctgatacacaggtttcagcccgtatctctgctttcctgggtgacatccagagctggatggaaaaccaccatctaaagctcaacccaggtaagactgaaattatattcatccctgccattacttCTCTcaatctggatctctccatttccctaggggataccgcacttacgccatcacccagtgcaaaaGTAAAAAGAAGCCACATTGGAACAGAACGACTGGGAGTGCTGGAATGACCGTGTCAGGAAGAACACACCCCTGAAAGTGATCAAGGTATTTTTGTGAGCTGCTGGTCCACACCACATATTTCATACAGGAGTAAGGATTGATGAAATGTGTTTGCAAACTATTTACACAGAATGGTAAAACATTTGGACGTGGTTTCCTGGAAAGAGATTAAGCCTACTCAGAGAGCAGGTTTAATCAACCATCCAAATTTTCCCACAATTTAAATGGAGAATGACTGAGAAGAATTCATCTTGATTCAGCTGCTGAGGTATGCTGTTTATTTTCAATTGTTGGGTGCTTCAAAACTATTTGCTTCATTTGTGTTTTCACATGCTCACTTTAGTTGTTGGAATGCGCATTCTCTGTGCTTCCATTGTTGGTTTTACTTTACTCCTCCAAATCCACCAAGAAGTTGCTTGAATACCCGGCTGTGCTGCGCTGGTGTGTGGCTTAGGACCGCAAGCAGCAGGAAGGGCAAACTGGAGAAAGGGCGGGGCAATGGAGAACATTAGGACACCTCCAGTGGCACAGCATTCTGCTAGTTAGCATGCCAGATTCCAGAAAACTCTGATGGCAGCCAGATGCGCTTCATATAACCAAGTGTCAGACGCTGCCTGTGCATGGGTGCACACAAGTCATGGTGGAGTCAGGTTGATAATGGCTATATAGGAGGTAAAGTCCATTGCAGCACACACATTGATTTCATTTGGGATGGGTTAAGTGAAAAGAACTTGAACTCTTGAAGACTATATGCATATTAAggataaaaatgcattaaaaaaaaaaaaagtcaaaacatacattttcaaaGTGTGCTCATGCATATACCTGTATATGAAAAGATTCATTTTGGTTTTTATATTAGGACACCTAATATTCTCCAATGGACTTCATCTCCTGTTACAACCACCCAGAGAGTCCAAAGGAATAACAATGTTTATTGCAAAACACGAAAATAATTTTCTACTTACAGAGCAAAACTAAAAATAGTATTGGGGTGTGATAGCTTGTCAGGGGTGATATCATATTCAATGTTGAATGACTGAAGTTCATCTTTCCCAAAATGTGGAACCCCAGTCTTTTACAGGCTTCTCAACAGCTGTTCTGAATTAAACCCAATGCGTTGTATTTCTGTCATGCCCTGACTGCTCTGCAGCTAATCTACTGGTACAAAGTACACACATTAATGGGGAAAAGAAATCAAAGGAGCCGGGCGTGCCAATGTCAGTACTCAGTTAGCTGTTCAAGGTTCAGACAAGACCTTCTTTAAGtgaattctttttttacaagTATTTTTCAGTAGGTTAGTTGAACTTGTATTCTAATAACTATTATTTCATGTCGTTGATTTACACAGACAATTTTATAACCATTTTCTTtaagtttttgtcattttttagtTCAAGACCTATATAGACAATATCAAGCTCATCAAATTGAAACCAATACAATAATTTGTAAGTATTTTCTCTCATTTAATCTGCTTGATGTAATCATGTAATCAATTTTATAATGTATGCTGCATTTAATTTCTACTATATTGTTGTCTGTACATATCCAAGTATTTATCTACGTTTTGCATGTGATTGATACTTAGTCATCAAATGAGGTAGATTGGTCAAATGTGCACTTAATACAGCAGTCATTATTAGTGATTAGTGATTAGTGATGCAgtaatgtataacttttaaaccTGCAATTGACCTTATTTGGAAAGATGTTACTGTACGATCGATAGCGGAAGGTCAGAACATGAACTGAGCCAAAAGGGATAATAAAGTttttacaaaacataaaaataatatacttacagaccaaaaccaaaaatagTCATGGGTGTGATAGTTTGTCAATGGTGATATCATATTTAATGTTGGAAGAGTGAAAATTCTGCAAGTGAATGCTGTAAATGCATAAGAAAATGGGGACACCTGGGAAACCACAGCTGGAAggaagagccccccccccccccaaaaaaaaaatcggGAACCCCAGTTTTTTAAAGGCTTTCCAAAAGCTGTCCTGAATTAACCCATGGCCGTTTTTCACCCATGCACCTCACCGACAGGTACAAAGTCCACACTTTAATGGCGAAAAGAAATCAAAGTGGCTGGGCAATGTCATTACTCAGTTAGAGGTTCAAGGTTCCGACATGACAGGGAGAGAAGAGTATTACAATAACAAGTATttcatgttgtttatttaaTGCAGAACACTTTGTAACTATTTTCTTTTAAACTCAgtattttttattcctttttttaatgttcaacTAAATGAGTATTTCGTAGAAAGTTACGAGTACATTATTTGTTCTAAGTATGTTCTCATCTCGTTGTGTTGcataaaaacagttttatagATATAGcctaatccattgtcagattaatctaccaggtcccaagtccttatctttatggtcattcctagcacttgaaactgtataTCCCATCCAGTCTCTGtactggcttttgttccaatcaaCTGCCTTGCTTtcaatttgctgacagctctataaatgaccctggttcaagcctgtacttgagcacagtaaaatcattcggatacacttgcagtctgcagctgtagccggttcTCATACACATGCCAGATATAATTGAatcaattaagtaattaagaccagaagttgacacacaatcctgaaacggatcagtcCATGTTGTGCTCTAGGGTCGTTCAGCGCACATGTGTATGGGTATGCAGGTCGCTCTGAataagtctgccaaatgcctataatgtaatgtaatgtactgctcTACTATGATCTACAGTGATAGTATTATCTACGAGTGTAATCCTGCAATTCAAGAAAATAGAACTATTATATTTATGTTCTAGTATATTTTCATctctgtgtgtataaatgtacagtatatgtgatatattgttttttgaaaaaatgcattactttcacttttcattcccacaggacaattttGAGTATTATGTCTTGAGGACAAATTCTCCTGAAATGGCCACAGCAAGGTTGATCGATCCCTGTGAGTACAGTTAgtgaaaaatgcccttttttaacatttcacaggtgagcatcatctgatgaaacagataaaaacaatgatagctatacttgagtttaagttttggatttatttgcaaagaaataaaagaaagagagaaagctgTACTTTctcccagaagggggggctttaccaaaacaaaaaagacataAAGCCGGCCACtgacatttatcagtattttctcTTCTGATTActccttgttgaccttgctgtaagaccggaatgtgctagctacccccttccaggagaagcggagctagctacccccttctaggagaagcagagacattaaggtcaaaggctgtccgtctgctgggagagagacagagaaagactcctagtaagcacttaattaagaaagtggtctaatagtaatgaggatgaaaaataaaaggttatttttaatcacgtgattgtcttcatgttcacacacattgtcaattaagaatcaattaagaaaattacccttataGTACTGACACAAATGTGTATTGTCATCATCTGTATTCCTTATAATCTGTTCCCCAGTTCGCACACATGATTCCTGTTTCCCCTTGTTatctattatatatatatatatatatatatatatatatatataaaaaatatatatatatatatatatatatatatatatatatgtctgttatatatatatatatatacatacctgtctgttgtttgttcagggctagtttgtctttctgtgattctgttccctgccccggttctagcctcctcttcCCCATGCCTTTGCCTCTGTATATTCTGTCTCGTTTTCCTGTTTTTCCggatttttctggttttgatctctgcctggtttttggactctTTGTTTCGGATTTCGTTATTGTGCCTTCTCTTGTATGGAGTTACCTCtggttttgaactctgcctgtcttTTTGGTTGATGATCTGTTTGACCCGTACATACCCAgcttggggtattctagctgccaaccgtggtatgctagttcattAGTAGATGTATTCTTCAAAGGTTCCAATTGCATCtatatggtcacactaggactcggaaccatactgtcctcatcacacttgtcaatgtgttcgatctgcactttgttgtacgtcactctggataagagcgtctgctaaatgcctgtaattaGTATACCTGCCTGCCTGGATttcgaccattgcctgtttgtgtattatgttttggatctgccATCTCATTAAAGCCTACCCTTTTCacattatccctgagtctgctattggttccctCTTCCTGATCATTGACAGAGCAAACTAGCCAGAAAGTAGAACCAGCGGACTCAAAGGTGAGGAGATTTTCTTTCTCTCGTGTGGAATTCTCCACGAGTCAGCAGCTCTttcgcctgagccatgtcgctataaatattttattttataacttTTTCTATTGGAACAATGGCTAACAATGCTAAATATCCAATTCTTTTATAGGGGCCATGTTTTTCAAGCTATTGactcatggctcaggcagtaagagcagtcgtctggcagtcggagggttgccggttcgatcccccgcccgggctgtgtcgaagtgtcactgagcaagacacctaacccccaaatgctcctgacgagctggtcagggccttgcatggcagccaatcgctgtcagtgtgtcagtgtgtgagtgtgcgtatgaatgggtgaatggagaagcatcaattgtacagcgctttggataaaggcgctatataaatgcctgccatttaccattcaagtTTTCACTGTTCAGAACGACGTTTCAAGGCTGAAGACCATGACTGGAATTAATGCGTGATTTTAATGGACACACATGGATGGAATCAAGTTTATTGGCTTGCTTCACAATTTAATTAGAGACCAGTTCTAAGATGGTACACACCAAATCTGACATTAATTGGATTCAAATTGAAAACCGTGGAAAATGTAGTCGGGTGCATTTTATAGACCCGATAATACAATTTGTGACCAGGGGCATGTAACAGTCTTGGTCTCATGTCTCTTGAACAAAAGGTTAAAACGTTTTCACAGTtggacatttttaaacatgctCAATTGGTGCCACGTTCTAATAAATCTATATATAAGTACATTAATAACAAATAACATACTTGTTCTTTAAGTGATGAAAAACCCTGTGTAGCATATGGTATATAATATGGAAGGTTAAATGACAGGTTAATcctaaaaacaaatgaatgtccAAATGTGCAGTGGGAGGAGTAGGATACAGTATGTGAATTCCATATTTtctattgtgtttattgtgtattAAATATTGTTCAAGTAAAAGAAGCAGCATAGACTTTGAGCGTCCAAAGAGTAAGTTAATATCACTGATCTGAACTGTCATGTTGGCCATAAAACATTGTCTATTGAaggatacattttaaaaaaatgatttgcttTAAGATAGGTAGCTGTTCTTAAGATAGCAGATAAATTTACCAAAACAGTGACCAAAAAAGGTGACCAAAAAGCTGTTCCAACAAAAGCTGTCAGCATCCAAAAACTTCATGAATCACTTACACTTCTTTGTAGATATAattgtgctatttgcattttctGATGCGTAATCATTGGGCAGTTAACAAAAAAGATGTATTTTTATCAACGGGCAAGGATGTATACAACGTTCTAAAAAGTTTACAATTTAACAAAAGTGCAATGCTTTGAATTGTATAGTAAAACTGTGTCTGTCTTTACAGTGTCTGGTCTGAGGATTGTGCTGCTGGGGAGGTCTGGCGAAGTGAAGAGTGAAGTGGGAAATGTCATCCTGAGGAGAGAGGTACTTTCAGCAAAAGATCAGTGTGAGAGAGCACAAGGTCTGGTGAATGGGAGGCCTGTGGCTCTGATCAACACTCCAGATTTACTGGACCCTCAGCTCCCTGACAGGAAATTATTCCATCAGTTAGAGAGATGTGTGACCCTGTCTGCCCCAGGTCCTCATGCACTTCTGCTGGTGCTGCAGAATGGGAGGTTTACAGAAAGTGAAAGAAGAAGACTAAAGAGAGTCTTGGGATTTTTCAGTGATGTGGCCTTTAGGTACTCAGTAGTACTGACCACACAGGGGAGTAAAAGATGGCATAACCTTGGTAAGGATCCTGTTGACAAAGTTGTTCAGTGTTGCAGTGGAAGGTGTCACATATTGAACACAGAACAGATTGACAACACCCAAGGCGCTGAACTACTGGAGAAAATAGAGCAGATGGTGAAGAAGAATGGAGATTTCATCAGCTGTGAGATATTCCAGGAGCCAGAATCAGCTGCACTTGGAGGGATGGAGGGCTCACTGATGGGGACTCAACAGAAGATGGAGAGGAAGCAGAAGCCACAGGAAATTAAAGGTAAAAAAATAGTCAGTCAAAGAAAAGCCATGAGGAAATTAGTTTGTGCAACTAATAGTGAAAATTGATATGATAGATAACTTAACCCTTAATGCTTCTAAACACTGCATAAATAAAGAACTTAATCCTGAAAGAAAACCTGGCATTTTACTGGTGTGAGAAAATGTAGGCACATCACACAgaattgaaaagaaaacaactgTAGAAATATATAAAACTGACAACTCACATTGACTAcaaattaattgcatatttCTTATTCAGCAACTTTTGGAGCAGTTTACTCTTGGGATTTACTGCTAaaaatggatggaaactcaACTGAGGAATAATAGATGTTCTGAAGATGTACTGAAAAGCATACTGGGGAACTGACTTTCAGTATGGCCAAAATTACAATAATACAGTTAGACACGACTGTAAGATAACAAACTCTTCTTCTTTATTCCAGTGGCTGGAGGTGAGCCACTGAACTTGGTGTTGTttgggaggagaggagctggGAGGACTGCAGTAAACACCATCCTAGGACAGAGGGAGTCCAGTGTGGATCCCAGCCCCTCTTCAGtgggtgagaggagagagggagaagtgtgTGGTCACCTGGTTACTGTGGTGGAAACGGCAGCAGATGTTACCTATGAGACTCGACAAtgtgcctctctctgtggctctggaGTTCATGCCTTCCTCCTGGTCATACCAGCTGGTCCTCTCACTGATGAAGACAAGGAAGAAATAACAAGGATTCAGGAGTTATTTGGCTCAAGAGTCACTGATTACATGCTGGTCCTTTTCATCCATGAAAGTCCAACTGCTAAACCTGTTCTTGACTTTCTACAGCAGAATAAGGATACCCAGGAGCTTCTAAAGATGTGTGGcaaaaggttctttgttttaaacaatGAGGACATTGTGAATTACCCAATAGTTCCAGAACTTCTGGAGGCTATAGAGGAGATGAATAAAGCCACAAAAAGCTGCTATTCCCGGGATATGTACTGGGAGGCACAGCTGGAGAGGAAGGACCGGAAAATAAGAGAATTAGAAGAACAAATTGATGGTACATCACTGGGTACGTTTGGAGGGGTTCATTATTTCATGAAATGGtaacacactcagtgaccacttaacTGAGTATTTATTATGCCTGACTTTTTAACAcattgctcttctgctgctgtagcccatccatttAAAGGtttgcgtgttgtgtgttcagagaagctgcatatcactgttgtatctgcatatcactgttgtatcTGCATATCACTGCTGTATCTGCATATCacggttatttgagttactgtggccttcctgtcagcttgacagggcttctcctctgacctctctcattgtgAAGGTATTTCTacccacagagctgctgctcactggatgttttttgatttCTACTCCATTCTCTGTAAAATCTAGAGACTGAGGTGTGAGAGCCAACAATCATTcgacggtcaaagtcacttactgtagatcacatttattccctgttctaatgtttggtctgaacaagagCTGACGCTCTAGACAAGTGTTTCttaaactcggtcctggggggaccccctgtgtatgctggttttcattccaactacAACAGCAATCCCAGATTTTCAACAGATTTTTGTCAATTTTTCAAATTAGGTACTTGTCTTGTTTTGAGgcattatttaccctcttaagccacattatatCTGAAATTGCTATGCATGCCATAATTACGTATTTTAAATGTTCATACTGTGCttactgtgctatattgcaaacaattacataaaatgaggtaacatatcatgtatatatatatgtatataatatataatcagACTTTATGTCAATcaatatatatcaatatatatatatatatcaatatatatatatatatcaatatatatatatatatatcaataatCACAATGTGAACATGGAACTTTTATTCTTTGTGGCATACGTAGCAATTTTAGACATAATGTGGCCGaaaagggtaaataatccctcaaaacatgacAAGTACCTAATTTAGAAAgatgaaaatctgaaaatctagGATtgctgttttacattacattacatggcatttagcagacgctcttatccatccatctattgtggttggaatgaaaaccagcatacacagaggGTCAGGACTGAGattgagaaacactgctctagACCATGGCTGCAGCTGAAATcacacactgtatatgtatactgTCACTCCACATATATAAAGTGGctttaatatatgaatatatgagTAACAAGTAAGATGGCTTTTCATGAATCCTACTTTGTCATAGAAGGCTGGCACTTTAAGCACAGTACACATTTATGATGGCAGCTAATTGCTGTGAGTTAGGATGTAaggaaagcagaaaaaaagatttccaaaggtaaatactgtatatccattGATATTAACTGCAGTCCGTTCTGCTAAGCATAGTTTAAGGTAATACTTGCATCTAAATTGTTCAACTATTTCTCTGCTTTGAACACTGTCTGCCAGTGTGCTTGGGTCATGTGCACTGATACTCATGCCAGCATAGTGTCTAGTGTTTGATCTCTATGATATTTCACCAAATGCAGTGTGACATCCGGGAAGATCCTATTCGATTTCAGATGCAGCCCATATCAGCATGCTTTTTCGGCTGatgagatatttgcattaatgagctggtgtataggtttacctaagaaagtggtcactgagtgtataataccCTCAGCAAAGTAATGACACAATGCTTGTCAGAGTGTAAAACTTTGCAATATAGGAATGCTCATCTTATTAGGAGGTTTCCACCTGCATTTTGTCTGTCAGAGGTTGTCCTGCCGACATTCAGGATTGaattcatgtttatttgtgtacatCATTCAATTAGTCATTCTTGATCCTGCCAACTACAGTATATATTATGAAATCATCTGCATAATCATCTGCATAACCTCCACAGGATAGTGCTAAAACATCAGTGTTAATTGCATGTGTATAGAAAAGCCATATTTACCACTACGTGTCAGAATCCAGCTCAGTTTGACATCACTCAGACATGCAGTCTGAAATATGCATAGTTTCTTATGAAATTTCTGTCTGAATtatactatttttatttttttattctgcagGTGTTGAGGGTAAAGATCAGAGCTGTCTGAGGGTTGTGCTTGTGGGGAAGACAGGAAATGGGAAAAGTGCCACAGGAAACACCATACTGCAGAGTGAGAAGTTTCTGTCTGAGTCCAGTTCAACATCAGTGACTACCTGCTGTCAGAAAAGAGTAGGGGAAGTAGCTGGCAGGCGGATTGCTGTAGTTGACACACCGGGTCTCTTTGACACATCAATGTCTAATGAGGAGGTCCAGGAGGAAATAGCCAAATGCATCTCCTATTTGGCCCCAGGACCTCATGTGTTTCTCCTGGTGCTACAGATTGGGAGAATCacaaaggaggagaaggacacaTTGCAGCTCATTAAGAGTACCTTtggtaaaatggctgaaatgttcACCATGGTTCTGTTCACAAGAGGGGATGATCTTAATAAACCAATTGAAAGTTTCATTGAAAAAGGTGGTGCTACAATCCAGAATCTGATTAAAGGCTGTGGAAACAGGTTTCATGTTTTCAATAATAGAGACAAGAGCAACTTCCCCCAAGTGTCTGAGCTGCTGGATAAGATAGACATGATGGTGCAGAAGAACGGAGGAGGCTGCTACACCAATGAGATGTTCCAGGAGGCAGAATTTACCATAAAGAAAGAATGTGAGagaatactgagagagagagagggagagatgcagagagagagagaggagctgcagGCAAAACATAAAGAGGAGATGAAAGAGATGAAGAGAAGGATGGAAGAGCAGAGACTTAAAGAACAGGAAGAAAGAAACCATCGGGAAAAAgagctgaaagaaaaagaagaacatttaaGGAAAGAGCTACAAGATTGGAAGaaaagagagcaggaggaaaaagaaagaagagatgaggaagagaaaaagaacagAAGACAAGAGTTAGAGTGGAagaggaaaatggatgagatagagggagagaaaatgagactCAGAGAGGAGtggaaaagaaaggaagaggaagagaagaacAAGGTAGAAAGAGATGAAATAGAGAGACAAAAGCTGATAGAAAAGCAAAGACGAGAAAATGAAGAATTTGAGGAAAAGCAGGCAAAGaaaaagagggatagagaggagcgggagaggag
It encodes the following:
- the LOC133114013 gene encoding GTPase IMAP family member 4-like, which encodes MVKKNGDFISCEIFQEPESAALGGMEGSLMGTQQKMERKQKPQEIKGVEGKDQSCLRVVLVGKTGNGKSATGNTILQSEKFLSESSSTSVTTCCQKRVGEVAGRRIAVVDTPGLFDTSMSNEEVQEEIAKCISYLAPGPHVFLLVLQIGRITKEEKDTLQLIKSTFGKMAEMFTMVLFTRGDDLNKPIESFIEKGGATIQNLIKGCGNRFHVFNNRDKSNFPQVSELLDKIDMMVQKNGGGCYTNEMFQEAEFTIKKECERILREREGEMQREREELQAKHKEEMKEMKRRMEEQRLKEQEERNHREKELKEKEEHLRKELQDWKKREQEEKERRDEEEKKNRRQELEWKRKMDEIEGEKMRLREEWKRKEEEEKNKVERDEIERQKLIEKQRRENEEFEEKQAKKKRDREERERRNCEENERRDWEQKIKEAEKEKKEIQEDMKTRAEEWEQERGKEQRRQKEVEMEWKQKEEQERKEKPDKLRVVFDCSAKFRGVSLNDTLLTGPNLINPLVGVLCRFRKVAVAIICNIERMFYQFFVTPESRELSEIPLVERWRFGK